Proteins encoded within one genomic window of Pieris brassicae chromosome 12, ilPieBrab1.1, whole genome shotgun sequence:
- the LOC123717308 gene encoding neural/ectodermal development factor IMP-L2-like has translation MLNLVSLLVTAALVSLHCSRQANALLERPKLIQHNNLESNEIPTPRPKRLHKYVKIHQGLPESITNPESPLVLQCVVWGKPAPVVTWLKNGLAITDFEEDSNEIFSSHPTSLAGLMSKLVVPVPANGDVYTCVGTAGSKQKTNSTTIYTDEDFVELELPTAPLITAYYYSILQVMGSSITLPCRHYSPTKAQVYWLNRDDKLIFDHPRMRVLPSGDLHIKDISFDTDMGVYTCTVKNSYGTDTASTFLYTFRA, from the exons atgttgaACTTAGTTTCACTACTTGTCACCGCAGCGCTGGTGTCGCTTCATTGCTCCAGGCAAGCCAACGCACTCCTAGAAAGACCAAAGTTAATTCAACACAACAATTTAGAATCTAATG AAATCCCTACGCCTCGTCCAAAAAGGCTTCACAAGTATGTGAAGATACACCAAGGACTTCCTGAAAGCATCACTAATCCAGAGTCACCACTTGTACTGCAGTGTGTGGTTTGGGGAAAACCTGCTCCCGTCGTTACCTGGCTGAAGAATGGACTTGCAATTACTGAT TTTGAAGAAGACTCTAACGAAATATTCAGTAGTCATCCCACCAGCCTGGCAGGACTTATGAGCAAACTAGTGGTACCAGTTCCGGCTAACGGTGACGTGTACACGTGTGTGGGCACGGCTGGTTCTAAGCAGAAGACTAATTCGACCACTATTTACACAGATGAAg ATTTCGTAGAATTAGAGCTCCCAACAGCACCACTCATTACCGCGTACTACTACAGCATTCTTCAAGTGATGGGCTCCAGCATCACACTGCCTTGCCGGCACTACAGCCCAACGAAAGCGCAAGTCTACTGGTTGAACAGGGACGACAAACTCATCTTTGATCATCCCAGGATGAgg GTGCTTCCTTCTGGTGATTTGCACATCAAGGATATCTCTTTTGATACAGATATGGGTGTATACACGTGTACCGTCAAGAATAGCTATGGCACGGACACGGCATCCACGTTTCTGTATACTTTTCGGGCTTAG